Proteins from a genomic interval of Acetobacterium woodii DSM 1030:
- a CDS encoding ABC transporter ATP-binding protein yields MSDQKNIQTPKRRPGGMGRGPGGPAGMMPGEKPKDFKGSLKKLALYLSVYKLRLFFVLIFAVASTIFMIVGPKILGKATTALFEGIMNMIANNGQGIDFNYIGQIILFLLGLYVISSIFSYIQGYIMTGVSMKVTYDLRRNIFAKINRLPFKYFDKTSYGEVLSFLTNDIETINQTLNQSITQIITSIATIIGILVMMLSISWQMTIVALLIVPTSFIIVVVIVKKSQPHFSEQQTYLGHINGHVEEMYSGHNVVKAFNGEQASFDTFDHYNDTLYSSAWKSQFLSGLMMPMMTFIGNIGYVAVCILGGYLAVNGRLSVGDIQAFIQYVRQFNQPIMQIANISNILQQTTAAAERVFTFLDEPEEIEESNTAFDLSKVSGRVDFDHVSFGYTPGKTIIKDFSAHIKEGQKIAIVGPTGAGKTTIVKLLMRFYDVESGAILVDGHNIKDFSRGDLRGFFGMVLQDTWLYNASIRDNIRYGRLDASDEEVEKAAVAAQVDYFVHTLPDGYNMFLNEEASNVSQGQKQLLTIARAILADPKVLILDEATSSVDTRTEVLIQKAMDNLMEGRTSFVIAHRLSTIKNADLILVMNEGDIVEQGNHDNLLAADGFYSKLYNSQFEKAEEEDLENELIQDLEDLIPNLN; encoded by the coding sequence ATGAGCGATCAAAAAAATATCCAAACACCAAAACGCCGACCCGGCGGCATGGGTCGGGGGCCAGGGGGCCCAGCCGGAATGATGCCCGGTGAAAAACCCAAGGATTTTAAAGGCAGCCTGAAAAAACTGGCGCTGTATCTATCCGTTTATAAACTAAGATTATTCTTTGTCTTAATCTTTGCTGTGGCCTCGACCATTTTTATGATTGTTGGCCCCAAGATTTTGGGAAAAGCAACTACCGCCCTTTTTGAAGGAATTATGAATATGATTGCCAATAATGGCCAAGGGATTGACTTTAATTATATCGGTCAAATTATCCTTTTCTTATTGGGACTTTATGTCATCTCCTCAATTTTTTCCTATATCCAGGGCTATATCATGACCGGTGTATCAATGAAGGTAACCTATGATTTACGACGTAATATTTTTGCTAAAATCAACCGGTTGCCGTTTAAATACTTTGATAAAACCAGTTATGGCGAAGTGTTGTCATTTCTGACGAATGATATTGAAACCATTAACCAAACCTTAAACCAAAGTATTACTCAAATTATCACTTCTATCGCGACGATTATTGGGATTCTGGTGATGATGCTTTCAATCAGCTGGCAAATGACCATCGTGGCACTTTTAATTGTCCCAACCTCGTTTATCATTGTGGTCGTGATTGTTAAAAAGTCCCAACCTCATTTTAGTGAACAGCAAACCTACCTGGGTCACATTAATGGTCATGTTGAAGAAATGTACAGCGGTCATAACGTTGTTAAGGCTTTTAATGGTGAACAGGCTTCTTTTGACACCTTTGATCACTATAACGACACCCTTTACAGTTCGGCCTGGAAATCCCAATTCCTATCCGGATTAATGATGCCAATGATGACCTTTATCGGAAATATTGGTTATGTGGCCGTTTGTATTCTGGGTGGTTATCTGGCCGTTAACGGTCGCCTCAGCGTTGGTGATATTCAGGCCTTTATCCAATATGTGCGCCAGTTCAACCAGCCGATTATGCAAATCGCCAACATTTCCAACATCCTTCAACAAACAACGGCGGCGGCCGAACGGGTCTTCACCTTCCTTGATGAACCTGAAGAGATTGAGGAAAGCAACACTGCTTTTGATCTTTCAAAAGTTTCCGGTCGTGTCGACTTTGATCATGTAAGCTTTGGTTACACCCCTGGTAAAACCATTATTAAAGACTTCTCCGCCCATATTAAAGAAGGACAGAAGATCGCCATTGTTGGACCAACGGGTGCCGGAAAAACAACCATTGTCAAACTGTTAATGCGTTTTTATGATGTCGAATCCGGTGCCATCTTAGTTGATGGTCATAATATCAAAGACTTCAGTCGGGGCGACCTGCGTGGTTTCTTTGGTATGGTTCTTCAGGATACCTGGCTCTATAACGCCAGTATTCGTGATAATATCCGTTATGGCCGTTTAGATGCCAGCGATGAAGAAGTCGAAAAAGCAGCCGTTGCTGCCCAGGTGGACTATTTTGTTCACACTCTGCCAGACGGCTATAACATGTTCTTAAATGAAGAAGCCAGCAATGTATCGCAAGGGCAAAAACAGCTACTGACCATCGCAAGGGCTATTCTGGCCGATCCCAAAGTATTAATTTTGGATGAAGCCACCAGTTCTGTCGATACCCGTACCGAAGTTCTGATTCAAAAAGCCATGGACAATCTGATGGAAGGCCGAACCAGCTTTGTCATTGCCCATCGCTTATCAACGATCAAAAATGCCGATCTCATTCTGGTTATGAATGAAGGCGATATCGTTGAACAAGGTAACCATGATAACTTATTGGCCGCCGACGGTTTTTACTCAAAACTTTATAATTCTCAGTTTGAAAAAGCTGAAGAAGAAGATCTGGAAAATGAGTTAATCCAGGATTTAGAAGATTTAATTCCTAACCTCAATTAA
- a CDS encoding ABC transporter ATP-binding protein produces the protein MAEKILEMKNLIKTYLMGDEEQVVLKGIDLELNRGDFLSILGPSGSGKSTLMNIIGCLDVPTSGSYYLSGELIRDLPEAELSHIRNREIGFIFQQFQLLPRLSAQKNVELPLIYAGVAEKERQERSAHILERVGLAHKMKNRPNQLSGGQQQRVAIARALVTEPTILLADEPTGALDQQTGQQIMTLFRELYEEGKTIVMITHDADVAKNGSRIVGIVDGNLSEGVYNA, from the coding sequence ATGGCCGAAAAAATATTGGAAATGAAAAACCTGATCAAAACCTATCTCATGGGGGATGAGGAACAGGTGGTCTTAAAAGGAATTGATCTTGAACTTAACCGGGGCGATTTTCTTTCGATCCTGGGACCATCCGGATCGGGGAAATCTACCTTGATGAATATTATTGGATGTTTAGATGTGCCAACCAGTGGCAGTTATTATTTGTCTGGCGAATTGATTCGAGATTTACCGGAAGCCGAACTCTCTCATATCAGGAATCGCGAAATTGGCTTTATTTTTCAGCAATTTCAATTGCTGCCGCGGTTATCGGCGCAAAAAAATGTTGAACTGCCGCTTATTTATGCCGGAGTAGCCGAAAAAGAAAGGCAGGAACGTAGTGCCCATATTCTGGAACGGGTCGGGCTGGCTCACAAAATGAAAAATCGCCCCAATCAGTTATCGGGTGGCCAGCAACAACGGGTTGCTATTGCCAGAGCGCTGGTGACTGAACCGACGATTCTTTTGGCAGATGAACCCACTGGCGCGCTCGACCAACAAACGGGACAGCAGATTATGACCCTTTTCAGAGAATTATATGAAGAAGGAAAAACAATTGTGATGATTACCCATGACGCTGATGTCGCTAAAAATGGCAGTCGGATTGTCGGGATTGTTGATGGGAATCTTAGCGAGGGGGTATACAATGCTTAA
- a CDS encoding ABC transporter permease produces MLKESIKMAIENIVSNKMRSFLTMLGIIIGVGSVIALITIVSGATSTITDQVASMGANTVTVQIKGTPLKPGLTQGDVNKITELPNITGVAPTISGITTVAFDGNSMDKITLQGKNDVYFENTEDVISSGRIINRIDIENNSRVALIGNDIVKELYVGKNPIGQEIKIGGITYHIIGILQESDSFASAGTNNSVIIPYTTAMGVVGAKYINSMTVYITDESLADTTTRQIEGLLTKSFNGNEDGYSIVNMQNILETIESMTNILSMMLGGIASISLVVGGIGIMNMMLVSVTERTSEIGLRKALGAEPKQIQLQFLIESVVLCLIGGIIGFIVGVSLAWIAAQLIGISFVLTTSTVVLAIGFSAFIGVVFGFMPARKASRLNPIDALRSI; encoded by the coding sequence ATGCTTAAGGAAAGTATTAAAATGGCAATAGAAAATATAGTCAGCAATAAAATGCGGTCTTTTCTTACCATGCTGGGTATTATTATCGGAGTTGGTTCGGTGATTGCCCTGATTACCATCGTTTCCGGAGCTACCAGTACCATCACCGATCAGGTTGCATCGATGGGGGCCAATACGGTAACCGTTCAAATTAAGGGGACGCCATTAAAACCGGGACTGACGCAGGGCGATGTTAACAAGATCACGGAACTTCCAAACATCACCGGCGTGGCGCCAACTATTTCAGGAATAACGACGGTCGCTTTTGATGGCAACAGCATGGATAAAATTACCCTACAGGGAAAAAATGATGTTTATTTTGAAAACACCGAAGATGTTATTTCGTCTGGGCGTATTATTAACCGTATTGATATCGAAAATAACAGTCGCGTGGCGCTGATTGGAAATGATATTGTTAAAGAACTTTATGTGGGGAAAAACCCGATTGGACAGGAAATAAAAATCGGCGGCATTACTTATCATATCATTGGCATTTTACAAGAATCGGATAGCTTTGCTTCGGCTGGCACCAATAATTCCGTGATCATTCCTTATACCACAGCGATGGGGGTGGTCGGCGCAAAATATATTAACAGCATGACTGTCTACATTACGGATGAGTCGCTGGCAGATACCACGACCCGGCAAATCGAAGGGCTTTTAACAAAGTCGTTTAATGGCAATGAAGATGGTTATTCGATTGTCAATATGCAAAATATTCTGGAGACGATCGAAAGTATGACTAATATTCTCTCGATGATGTTAGGTGGAATTGCGTCCATTTCATTGGTAGTTGGTGGGATTGGGATTATGAATATGATGCTGGTTTCGGTGACCGAACGAACCAGTGAAATTGGATTGCGCAAAGCCCTGGGCGCAGAACCCAAGCAGATTCAACTCCAGTTTCTGATTGAGTCAGTGGTGTTGTGCCTGATTGGCGGGATCATTGGATTTATAGTTGGTGTCAGTCTGGCCTGGATCGCCGCGCAACTGATTGGTATCAGTTTTGTTTTGACCACATCCACCGTTGTTTTAGCGATTGGTTTTTCAGCCTTTATCGGGGTTGTTTTTGGTTTTATGCCAGCTCGAAAAGCTTCGCGCCTCAATCCCATTGATGCCCTCAGAAGTATTTAA
- a CDS encoding transporter substrate-binding domain-containing protein translates to MKKITKIGVLVMLVAITLSLAACSSGTKTSSDTKKYVIATDTTFKPFEYENDKGERVGIDMDLLAAIAKDQGFEYELKAVGFDAALGEVSTGQSDGMIAGMSITDDRKKTFDFSDPYFDSGVVMAVSASNNTIKSYEDLRGQKVAVKNGTEGAAFAESIKDQYGFTTVSFPDSANMYEDVKAGNSVALFEDYPVVGDAIATGVPLKMVTEMEKGSSYGFAVKKGENAELLEMFNAGLTNLKANGEYQKILDTYIKK, encoded by the coding sequence ATGAAAAAAATTACAAAAATTGGGGTTCTGGTAATGTTAGTGGCAATAACTTTATCACTTGCTGCTTGTTCCAGCGGAACAAAAACAAGTAGTGATACAAAAAAATATGTAATCGCTACGGATACAACATTCAAACCATTTGAGTATGAAAACGATAAGGGCGAACGGGTTGGGATTGACATGGATCTGTTAGCAGCCATTGCTAAAGATCAGGGGTTCGAATACGAACTAAAAGCAGTTGGATTTGACGCGGCATTAGGTGAAGTATCAACTGGTCAGTCTGACGGAATGATTGCCGGAATGAGTATTACTGATGATCGTAAAAAAACATTTGATTTTTCGGACCCATACTTTGATTCTGGTGTCGTGATGGCCGTTTCAGCGTCAAATAATACCATTAAATCGTATGAAGATCTGCGCGGACAAAAAGTTGCTGTTAAAAATGGAACCGAAGGAGCGGCTTTTGCCGAATCAATTAAAGATCAATATGGTTTTACAACTGTTTCATTCCCAGATTCAGCAAATATGTATGAAGATGTAAAAGCCGGAAATTCCGTCGCTTTATTTGAAGATTACCCAGTTGTCGGGGATGCGATTGCAACGGGTGTGCCACTTAAAATGGTAACTGAAATGGAAAAAGGCAGTTCTTATGGTTTTGCTGTTAAAAAAGGCGAAAACGCTGAATTACTTGAAATGTTTAATGCTGGTTTAACAAACCTAAAAGCCAATGGCGAATACCAGAAAATTCTGGATACATACATCAAAAAATAA
- a CDS encoding efflux RND transporter periplasmic adaptor subunit: protein MKKENKRKIIMIGSVVGVLMIVGGGLGYQVWANSIQNKYTETQVKVADIVNDNRFSGVIKSQSREDVMASNALKIRELYVSKGEQIGTDTDLYESANGDVVTSTVAGEVADIYYEEDETVPAGAKIMTIADYSNLQVSIKVDEYQLSSLAVGAPVTINIDSIGRSVGGTVSEISREATNENGVAYFTAIVDFQGDAQIRIGMNAEVIVVKESAENTLTVPVDAIQFGADNETYVITKKDAKKTINQVVTTGVTDGANIQITEGLTEGQTILIPVLKDTTTTTFQRPKTGGGN, encoded by the coding sequence ATGAAAAAAGAAAACAAAAGAAAAATAATAATGATTGGTAGTGTGGTTGGTGTTTTGATGATTGTGGGAGGCGGATTGGGATATCAGGTTTGGGCCAACTCAATACAAAATAAATATACCGAGACGCAGGTTAAAGTGGCAGATATTGTTAATGACAATCGTTTTTCAGGGGTGATTAAAAGCCAGTCCCGTGAAGATGTTATGGCATCCAACGCACTGAAAATAAGGGAACTTTATGTGAGCAAAGGCGAACAAATCGGAACCGATACCGATCTTTACGAATCAGCCAATGGTGATGTTGTAACTTCAACCGTAGCCGGCGAAGTTGCCGATATTTATTATGAGGAAGATGAAACCGTGCCGGCCGGGGCAAAAATTATGACGATTGCGGATTATAGCAATCTTCAAGTCAGCATTAAGGTGGATGAGTATCAATTGTCAAGTCTGGCGGTGGGGGCACCAGTTACCATCAATATTGACAGCATCGGACGTAGCGTTGGGGGAACCGTCAGCGAAATTAGCAGAGAAGCGACGAATGAAAACGGCGTCGCATATTTTACCGCAATTGTCGATTTTCAGGGCGATGCGCAAATTCGAATTGGGATGAATGCGGAAGTTATTGTCGTCAAGGAAAGTGCTGAAAACACCTTAACGGTACCGGTTGATGCGATTCAATTTGGGGCGGACAATGAAACTTACGTCATTACAAAAAAAGATGCTAAAAAAACAATAAACCAAGTGGTAACTACCGGGGTGACCGATGGGGCCAATATTCAAATAACCGAAGGGCTCACTGAGGGTCAAACGATTTTAATTCCGGTGCTGAAAGATACCACCACCACAACTTTTCAAAGACCTAAAACAGGTGGTGGTAACTAA
- a CDS encoding sensor histidine kinase, with protein sequence MKKKILHSIYTKFLVIFLGALFFSVTITFGVIYYTQLGNILNQIRIELVNQTQVVQTLNQEKLSDQKITELFSQGIVVSRIYSSLAEAEVTLSEAEIAQLEKDEIVYLDVYQSHNLPLALGKLTDGYVLSMPNLERNQVAGFMNLQRTTMLVTLLIGSVLIMIAVAMIVKPIKAVSEATKKVAEGDFDLRLKVKGKDELAMLARNFNVMTEALSRNDYIHRDFASNVSHEFKTPIASIKGFGKLLKDPTISESRRQEYIDIIVDESDRLGKLSANVLKLSELENGVLGLKKDAFALDETIRRVVLLLQEKWEFKNINLDIQLDEVLYKGDQELMAQVMINLFTNAINHTPDNGEIGIKLETVEKEIVIQISDNGDGIAVEDQGKIFDRFYKADQSRSTPGTGLGLTISQRIISLHGGTVTVTSKLGAGSTFFVRLPQ encoded by the coding sequence ATGAAGAAGAAAATTTTGCATTCTATTTACACAAAATTTCTGGTTATATTTTTAGGGGCCCTTTTTTTTTCAGTAACGATCACTTTTGGCGTGATTTATTATACTCAGTTGGGCAATATTCTCAATCAAATCCGGATCGAACTGGTGAATCAGACCCAGGTGGTTCAGACTTTGAATCAGGAAAAGTTGAGTGATCAAAAAATCACGGAATTATTTAGTCAGGGCATTGTGGTATCGCGGATTTATTCGAGTTTGGCTGAAGCTGAGGTAACGTTGTCAGAAGCAGAAATAGCGCAACTTGAAAAGGATGAAATTGTCTACCTGGATGTGTATCAATCGCATAATTTACCCCTGGCACTAGGGAAACTAACGGATGGTTATGTTCTTAGTATGCCAAATCTGGAACGGAATCAAGTCGCCGGGTTTATGAATCTTCAACGAACCACGATGCTGGTAACTTTATTAATCGGATCGGTGCTGATTATGATTGCCGTGGCGATGATTGTTAAACCAATTAAAGCAGTTTCGGAGGCGACAAAAAAGGTCGCTGAAGGCGATTTTGATTTGCGTCTGAAAGTGAAAGGAAAAGATGAGCTGGCGATGCTGGCCCGAAATTTTAATGTGATGACGGAAGCGCTTTCGCGGAATGATTATATTCATCGCGATTTTGCCAGTAATGTGTCCCATGAGTTTAAAACACCCATTGCTTCCATTAAAGGTTTTGGGAAATTGTTAAAAGACCCGACGATTAGCGAAAGTCGGCGGCAGGAGTACATCGATATTATTGTTGATGAAAGTGATCGGCTGGGGAAGCTTTCGGCAAACGTGTTAAAACTTTCAGAATTGGAAAATGGCGTGTTGGGGTTAAAAAAAGATGCCTTTGCGTTAGATGAAACGATCCGGCGGGTGGTATTGCTACTTCAGGAAAAATGGGAGTTTAAAAATATCAATCTGGATATCCAACTGGATGAAGTTCTTTACAAAGGAGATCAGGAATTAATGGCGCAGGTGATGATTAATCTTTTTACCAATGCCATTAATCATACCCCGGACAATGGTGAAATTGGAATCAAACTTGAGACGGTTGAAAAAGAAATCGTCATTCAAATCAGCGATAATGGCGATGGGATTGCGGTTGAAGATCAGGGCAAAATATTTGACCGCTTTTATAAAGCCGATCAATCTCGCAGCACTCCCGGAACCGGTTTGGGTCTTACCATATCACAACGAATTATTAGTCTTCATGGAGGGACGGTGACAGTAACGAGTAAGTTGGGGGCAGGCAGCACCTTTTTTGTCAGATTACCGCAGTAA
- a CDS encoding amino acid ABC transporter ATP-binding protein, translating to MGKVKIKNLKKNFGDLEVLKDINLEVREREVICIIGASGSGKSTLLRCINALEDASSGTIEVDGNDITRADGNINKYRQDIGMVFQQFNLFPHMTVLRNISFAPVALKLKTKEQAEETALNLLKRVDLAEKANVYPEQLSGGQQQRVAIARALAMNPDVMLFDEPTSALDPEMVGEVLNVMKQLAKDGMTMIVVTHEMGFAREVADRVIFIDEGLIVEEGPPSEIFGNPKNQRTINFLNMVL from the coding sequence ATGGGAAAAGTGAAAATTAAAAACCTCAAAAAGAATTTTGGCGATTTGGAAGTCTTAAAGGATATTAACCTGGAAGTTCGTGAACGCGAAGTAATTTGTATTATCGGTGCTTCGGGATCAGGAAAAAGTACCTTGTTACGATGCATTAATGCCTTAGAAGATGCCAGCAGCGGGACCATTGAGGTTGATGGTAATGATATTACCAGAGCCGATGGGAATATTAATAAATATCGCCAGGATATTGGAATGGTATTTCAACAGTTTAATCTTTTTCCGCATATGACGGTGTTAAGAAACATCTCGTTTGCGCCGGTTGCGTTAAAGCTCAAAACCAAGGAGCAGGCGGAGGAAACAGCGTTAAATCTATTAAAACGGGTGGATCTTGCCGAGAAAGCAAATGTTTATCCAGAGCAGCTTTCCGGGGGACAACAGCAGCGGGTGGCAATTGCCCGAGCGTTGGCGATGAATCCGGATGTGATGCTTTTTGACGAACCAACTTCGGCGCTGGACCCGGAAATGGTTGGCGAGGTGTTAAATGTTATGAAACAATTGGCCAAAGACGGCATGACGATGATTGTGGTGACCCACGAAATGGGTTTTGCCAGAGAAGTGGCAGATCGGGTGATCTTTATTGATGAAGGTCTTATTGTCGAAGAAGGCCCGCCCAGTGAAATCTTTGGAAACCCTAAAAATCAGCGAACCATTAACTTTTTAAATATGGTTTTATAA
- a CDS encoding response regulator transcription factor: MFCILICEDDNHIRRLFRDTLEKEGYSVFEAADGDMALAVLETNHIDLLITDVMMPHLDGHALTRTLREGGFELPILMITARDSMDDKKTGFKAGTDDYMVKPVDMDEMLLRVFALLRRSRIANEQRLVVGQTVLDYEALSLSVGESTITLPQKEFLLLFKLLSAPNRIFTRVQIMDEIWGYESESDHRTVDVHVKRLREKLENNRDFEIITVKGLGYKSRVL, encoded by the coding sequence ATGTTTTGTATTTTGATTTGCGAAGATGATAATCATATTCGGCGCCTGTTTCGGGATACGCTGGAAAAAGAAGGGTATTCAGTTTTTGAAGCGGCTGATGGAGACATGGCGCTGGCAGTATTGGAAACAAATCATATTGATTTGTTAATCACCGATGTGATGATGCCGCATCTCGATGGACATGCCTTGACCCGGACATTAAGAGAGGGAGGCTTTGAGCTTCCCATTCTGATGATCACGGCCAGAGATAGTATGGATGATAAAAAAACTGGTTTTAAAGCTGGGACGGATGATTATATGGTTAAACCTGTGGACATGGATGAAATGCTGCTTCGGGTTTTTGCTTTATTGCGGCGTTCAAGGATTGCCAATGAACAGCGGTTGGTGGTCGGCCAAACGGTATTGGACTATGAGGCATTAAGCCTAAGCGTTGGTGAATCAACGATAACCCTGCCCCAAAAAGAATTCCTTTTGTTGTTTAAACTACTATCGGCACCAAATCGTATTTTTACACGGGTTCAAATAATGGATGAAATCTGGGGTTACGAAAGTGAAAGTGATCATCGCACCGTCGATGTTCATGTCAAACGATTAAGAGAAAAACTCGAAAATAATCGGGATTTTGAAATTATTACGGTTAAAGGCCTGGGTTATAAGAGCCGCGTTTTATAA
- a CDS encoding amino acid ABC transporter permease translates to MSITQIIVQYWPRLLEGLALTVEITIISLFIAGILGLVFGLLSVSKSKIPRAIALVYVDIVRGTPLLVQAFFIYFGVPTVLGIQSDSFISGIITLSLNAGGYLAEIFRGGIESISKGQMEAARSLGLPYGMAMRSVILPQAVRTMTPALINQCIITLKDTSLLSVIGVAELTQTGRLIIANNYESFKVWAIVAVMYFVIIMILSKISKRIERKMSYGKSEN, encoded by the coding sequence GTGAGTATAACACAAATAATTGTACAGTATTGGCCCCGGTTATTGGAAGGATTGGCGCTGACGGTTGAAATCACCATTATTTCGCTTTTTATAGCAGGTATATTAGGTCTGGTATTTGGGCTTTTATCGGTGTCGAAAAGTAAAATTCCAAGAGCAATCGCACTTGTTTATGTCGATATCGTTCGGGGAACACCGTTGTTGGTGCAGGCATTTTTTATTTACTTTGGCGTTCCGACAGTCCTCGGAATTCAGTCAGATTCGTTTATTTCGGGGATTATTACCCTCAGTTTAAATGCCGGAGGATATTTGGCCGAAATATTCCGAGGGGGTATTGAATCGATTAGTAAAGGTCAGATGGAAGCCGCCCGAAGTTTGGGGTTGCCATATGGCATGGCGATGCGCAGTGTTATTTTACCGCAGGCGGTTCGGACGATGACACCGGCTTTAATTAATCAATGTATTATCACTTTAAAAGACACATCTTTGCTTTCGGTTATTGGGGTAGCCGAATTAACGCAAACCGGACGGCTGATTATCGCCAATAATTACGAATCGTTTAAGGTATGGGCGATTGTTGCGGTGATGTATTTTGTTATTATTATGATTTTATCAAAAATATCAAAACGAATTGAAAGGAAAATGTCTTATGGGAAAAGTGAAAATTAA
- a CDS encoding HD domain-containing phosphohydrolase, protein MYEVLYSLYSAGLIISIICIIGVALQKPTEEQKIMLLITFFAFLLSLGYWFNVQSNAVDASIIAYKLMYLGGSSLYFLFVLFFVRYYKIKPPLLLWVFWGILGIVFAVAILTMDHHHWFYQSYSFAYEAGVPILIKEYGALHTVYIIMEAAVSVGLVSLVIYQSIKRKDKDSWEPFLLLMVPLIPTLIHIGGRYLQTQIDLVSIGILMSEMLLIILIYRLKIYDINDTAKQLIIDSMDDAIVVVDQHYLYKEANEQAIVLFPELAKAKKDTKLAEISNDLEQTLKSEDPSLFYRDCWIYEPRIKTIHRNNQIRGYVIWYLDVTESEKRKALILNYQQELEKEVQVKTARIEEIQEQIIVSFANIIEMRDTITGEHARRTSIYAEKVATVLYQNGDYPEIVDQHFIRLLRLAAPLHDVGKILIPDNILNKPGKLTEDEWVLMKKHAENGQDILKNALSKIQDVDYLKIVCEVAMYHHERWIGTGYPEALSGEAIPLSARIMAIADVFDALTSERSYKDVYDYDTAFEIIKKERGLHFDPILVDAFLSIRKEIEAIAISETQAERKDEIV, encoded by the coding sequence ATGTATGAGGTACTCTATAGTTTATATTCGGCTGGACTGATAATTTCAATCATCTGCATCATTGGAGTAGCGCTTCAAAAACCAACTGAAGAGCAAAAAATCATGCTGCTGATTACATTTTTTGCTTTTTTACTTTCGTTGGGATATTGGTTTAATGTTCAATCAAACGCTGTAGACGCTTCAATAATAGCCTATAAGCTGATGTATCTTGGTGGGAGCAGCCTTTATTTTTTATTCGTGTTATTTTTTGTTCGTTATTATAAAATAAAACCACCGCTGTTGCTGTGGGTATTTTGGGGTATCCTTGGGATTGTTTTTGCGGTCGCCATCCTGACAATGGATCACCATCATTGGTTTTACCAAAGTTATTCTTTTGCTTACGAAGCCGGAGTGCCGATCCTGATTAAAGAATATGGAGCGCTTCATACGGTCTATATAATTATGGAAGCTGCCGTTAGTGTGGGACTGGTGAGCTTGGTTATTTATCAGAGCATTAAACGAAAAGACAAAGATTCATGGGAGCCGTTTTTATTGTTGATGGTGCCGTTAATTCCGACCCTGATTCATATCGGCGGCCGTTATTTACAAACACAAATTGACTTGGTATCAATTGGGATTTTGATGTCGGAGATGTTATTAATTATCCTCATTTATCGACTAAAAATTTATGATATCAACGATACCGCCAAACAGTTGATCATCGATTCGATGGATGATGCAATTGTGGTAGTTGATCAGCATTATCTATATAAGGAAGCAAATGAACAAGCGATCGTTTTGTTTCCGGAATTGGCGAAAGCAAAAAAAGATACGAAGCTGGCGGAGATATCGAACGATTTGGAGCAGACCCTTAAATCAGAAGATCCAAGTTTGTTTTATCGGGACTGCTGGATCTACGAACCGCGGATTAAAACCATTCACCGGAATAATCAGATCAGAGGTTATGTTATTTGGTATCTCGATGTAACCGAGTCGGAAAAACGTAAAGCGTTGATTCTCAATTACCAACAGGAGCTGGAAAAAGAAGTACAGGTAAAAACCGCACGGATCGAAGAAATTCAGGAACAGATTATTGTCAGTTTTGCCAATATTATTGAAATGCGCGATACCATTACCGGCGAACATGCCCGGCGAACCAGTATTTATGCCGAAAAAGTTGCCACAGTTCTTTACCAGAATGGCGATTATCCGGAAATCGTCGACCAACATTTTATCCGCTTACTCCGTTTAGCGGCACCGCTTCACGACGTTGGAAAAATTTTGATTCCCGACAATATTTTAAACAAACCGGGAAAATTAACAGAAGATGAATGGGTGCTGATGAAAAAGCATGCTGAAAATGGTCAGGATATTTTAAAAAATGCCTTGTCTAAAATTCAAGATGTCGATTATTTGAAGATCGTCTGTGAGGTAGCGATGTATCATCATGAACGCTGGATTGGAACGGGTTATCCGGAAGCTTTATCGGGCGAAGCGATTCCGCTTAGTGCCAGAATCATGGCGATAGCCGATGTTTTTGATGCTTTGACATCGGAACGATCATATAAAGACGTCTACGATTATGATACAGCATTTGAAATTATCAAAAAAGAACGGGGCCTTCATTTCGATCCGATTCTGGTGGATGCGTTTTTATCTATCCGCAAAGAGATCGAAGCGATCGCGATAAGCGAAACACAGGCAGAGCGTAAAGATGAGATAGTTTAA